The genomic segment AGCATCCCCAGAAATTGATCAACCAttcattcatttaaaattaCCAGAAGTATGAGGACCTAAACGAAACCTTCTGATAGTCAGAGGGCCGGACTTCAAAGTTTTTTATTAGTAAAGAAGTTCTAAACCTAAATTTTCATCGTTCAAATTATAGGACCGAAAAAATGGAGGGGTTACAATTTTAGCTTCCCGCCACAACAAACTTCCCTTCCCGGGTTCTCTTCTCTTCCCCCCGCAATCAATTTGCCTTGataattcaaaaggaaaaaaccccACCAAGACGAAAAGCCCTCTCCTCCCCATCTCTCTCTATCTGCAAAATCCATAACATACACGCAGAAACAACAATGGATACCAAATTCCAAGCCTTACCTCCTCTCAAAAGACACAGGCTCTTACAACAGCATcagcaagaaaacaaagaaaatgtgCCCATCGCTTTGCAATTGCCTGCCAAGAAGCGAAAGGAGTCCCGGAATCCACTTCTTGCTGATGCTGCTCCCCAAGTCACTACCACTGCTGCATATTGTTTGCCAACCAAGAAGAGGGTTTGGGCATTGCATCCTGATTTGGTATCCGGTGAGCCACTCTCGCCTTTCAATCTCAATGTTGAGTATAATCCTTCTTTCAATGAAGAAATCAAAGCAAACGAGGAAAACAAGAAAACCCCACTTCATATTATTACTGATAAGTCAATTGAAAGTGAAcaagaagattttaaaaaagaggaGAAAGTCACAGTTCTTGATGAAAACAGCCAAGAGGAGTGTCAAGAGgaagaggaaaaagaagaagaagaggaggaggaggaggaggaggaggaggatgatgGGATTTTGTGTGCTATTTGTCGAAGCACAGATGGGGATCCAACAGAtcctatagtgttttgtgatgggTGTGATTTAATGGTTCACACTACTTGCTACGGGAATCCTTTAATAAAGGGTGTTCCTGATGGTGATTGGTTTTGTATTCAGTGTTTGGCTTCTAAATCTTACAGGTCAGAAAGTAAGCAATCCTCCTTATCTTGTTGCTTTTGTCCAACAAAAGGTGGCGCTTTGAAACCCACCACAACAAAGGGTGTTGATGGGTCGTGGGCTCATGTTGTGTGTGCACTTTTGATTCCTGAGGTGTTCTTCGACGACCCAGATGGCCGTGAAGGAATTAATTCTTCTAAGGTTCCTAAAAGGAGATGGGAAGGGAAATGTTATGTTTGTAAGAGTAGAACAGGGTGTGTTATTGAGTGCTCTGAACCTAAGTGTCCTCTGGCATTTCATGTTACTTGTGGGTTGAACGAGGATCTTTGTATCGAGTTTAAAGAAGGGAAGAAGAGGGAGACTATAGTTGCTGGGTTCTGCAAAAGCCACACTGAATTATGGGATAAGGTAAAAAAAGTTGCTCCTCTTGCtttttaattcaagattttaattGGAAGACTGTATCGTATTTGTATGGTTTTTGATGGTTTTTCTTCCTATTTATGCAGCAACAACAGTCAGGGAAGTTCAAGATTGTAGCCAGAGAAGAGCATAGAAAGTAACTGTTTCAGTGGAGGCTATAGGTCTGCCATTGAACGACATATCGATGAAGGTTTGAGAACGTGTTAGTCCTCGATGGAAATTacagtttttttactttttttttctctctcaatgtTGTTAAGATAGCCATCTTCTTTAGATTTTAGGGTGCTAGTTTTGATGCTTTGGACCGATACAATTAATTTTACTCTCTGTGATGCATCTAATGGTCTAGTTGATTTCTTCTGAACATCAGTGATTTGTGGCTAGCCTTCTAACTCTCAAGATTTTCTTCTCCATTGAATTACTTGGTGATTGACATAGCAACTTCGCTTGCCCTTTTTCCATGTTGACTGCGTGGGGATAGTTTCGACTTGGAGACAGTAGGCATTTTAACTGgattttacatttttcttttgtttgatcTTGTTGAACAAATATCTGGCATTCTTGAAATTGAAATGGCAATCTAATTTGTTGCCTTTTATCTTGAGGGTGGGAATCAGTTTATACTGCTATGACATTCAAAGTACTATGTAAATGTTCAAAGGGCAAATCAAGATTCAGTGGATGTATACGTGATCATCATAACGTGCTCTTGCCAATGAATAGATTGATGCTTGAAGTGTCACCATCCTTTGGGCcagaaaaagtaaaaacatatgaaaaaggTTAGGGTTTTGTCTGCCAATGTATGGAGGTCGAATTTCTGTAGCATATGAAAAAAGACCAAGAGTCCGGATTCAGTGCCTGTAATTGACAATTAAACACTTGATATAGAAATGGATTTTGAACTAATACAGTTTTATATTAGTGATCTTGTTTTTTTCTGGTAAAGTGAATCAAATTGTTGACTGATAGCTAACAAGGACGGCCATTTTCCATTAGCTATTGAATTTTTTCTCCGAAGAGTCTAATGATGTTTACATCTTTTGTGCTGGCATCGACCAACTCCTGAATTGACATTTGACAAAACCGAACACCAGAGCCATTCTATTAggataaatctagattaatttgGGACACGCAAGTCAATTGTAAAATAGCAAAAACATTCTATTTGTTAGGGagcaattaaataaaacttaatataatataatatgaacCAAAATCATACATAGACACATTAATTTTTACTCGAAAAGCTTCCTTAGTGTTGGAGGATTAATCACGGGATAATAGTCCACTAAAAAACTTCATtatgaatgaataaaataagTTACAGCTGTTTTTTCTAGAAAGAACTTTCGGGTAGAAGATGCAACACTGCAATTTTAAGAATTTGTACGGGTCAACTACGCTGTTTTAAATGATAATATCAACACTACAACaccattttgattattttttcattttaaagtatttttaaaaaagtttaaattttatttatttatttttattttaaattaatatttttttaatatttttaaattattttgattcgttgatattaaaaataatttttaaaaaataaaaaataatattttaatatatttttaaataaaaaatattttaaaaaataaccataatctCACTCCTAAACATATAcagctaaaacaaaaaatacagctaaaacaaaagcaacactttaggattttttttttttttatgaaaagtcaTAATTTGTCTAATCCACATGATGGTATTTTGTTTAGACTAATCTCTTCATTTTTGTCTCAGAAAACCACTCACCACCATATTATCTTCCCTAAAAGATGTCATCACAGTGTCAgcatgataaaattagaaaattctgccaagaaaaaaaacaactttagaAATGCTCTCCCAAAGAGATAAAGGAGCCTGGCTCCTACTCAAAATGACAGTGACCTTAGAGAATCATTAGTCAAAAGGAGAAAATTCACCAGCATCTTCCTAGCTATGGAGGTGGTTGAgagtttgaatgtttttttttttttgacatttcaCAAATTTCTTAAGTCAAGCTTCATATTGCTtgacctttctttctttctagaaTGGCTAGATATTCATACACATTCACACAAGCATATGCATCACTGTGTGCATACGTAGGCATGCATCTCATCCACTTTGGAGGAGGAAGATACTGCCCTTGTCTTAGGAGTCAAAGGAAACAGAAGTGAAACATGCGGCCGTGGCCGGATCACGGAGGACATCTGGTCGTGATTCGGAATTTTCAACTGGATAAAGAGTTAACATCCTGTTGGCAAACAATAAAGATAAACTCTGTTTCAGATAATGTCAAACTTCTGTTCTCAAAACTGTCTGGTTGTTCTAAAACACATAGTTATGGAAGCTGTTTCAGAAAACTCCACAAGTCGCACAAAAAAGGGCACTTTATGAGCTAGGATCAATGCGTCCAAAGGCATTGTGGATTTTCCCTACTTCTTGAATGGTGTTTTCAGCTTGAGAGCAGGCATACATCTTGTAGTTTACGTTTAACGCTAAATATTGCAGAAGGAAAGAGGAATCCTCTGAGGTCCATGCCTTTGTCTTCCAACTTCTTCCTGGTTTGATATTTGGCAGTAATATTGTTTGAAGATGCAAAAAGACAAACCGATTTCTGAACGATAATATGAGACGGCTGGAATAGTAATATGTTGATGAAATGGTCATGCTCTCACACAGTGGAATCAGAgaggatttagttttttttacctggCAATTAATCCATTTGTTAACAGATTTCAAAGACTTTTCTAGAAATGGGAAGGGCTTGTTCTTGTCTGACAGGTCGGGTTGATTGTGAAGTTCCAGTAATTCATTATATTATATCTCACGTCTTCAAAGTTTTTAGCATTTTACtcgtttttttaatagtaattatgcagcacatcatcatcatcacatcatcatcatcatcttaaCAAATCTCTAGAGATAATAGACTTGGCCTTGCAACTACCACCATGTCTGAATGGATAAGAATTAAAGAGCTTACTAAAACATGGAAATTATTGGTCCCCAAAGCGAAAGAAGCTCTTAaatatttacaaacaaaatatcTACTCTTCCCCACATTCATAAATGATGGCAGATTCTCAGTCATATTCATCATCAAAATGCTCAcccttttatatttgttttccttaaaAAACTCCTTTCATTCATTTGCCCCCTTCACAAAATCCTCTTCCTTTGCTGTTCAAATGGATTCATATTAAACATATTTGGACCGtgtgatcatatatatatatatataagaagagaaattttattaaatatattatatgacttctaaaatatattagtgTGAAAGGGTTGGAGATTTTGGAAGATCTGGCCACATCATTTTGACATTTCTGCTCGTGCATATCGATCAGATAACGATTTTCAACCTCTGTTTCTAGaacgcctttttttttttttgaagtctGAAGGGTATTTGCCGGATGCTTCATTCATATATTACTGCATAGGAGAGTGGTGTTTTCTCCTcctatatataaagaaagaaagttagAAACCTGCAAAAACCAGTACCGCTAATACAAATTAAGAAACATGGAATCAAAAGTTGTTCAGTTCGGAAGCTCTCTTATTGTGCCCTGCGTCCAGGAATTGGCCAAGGTAAACACGGCAGCCATCCCACCAAGATATATCCGTCCTGATCAAGACCAGCCCACGATCATTCCCAGCTGTGCTTCGGTTAATGAGATCCCGGTTGTTGATATGCAGAGGTTACTAGATCTAGAATCAATGGACTCTGAACTGGCCAAGCTCCATCTTGCTTGCAGAGACTGGGGTTTCTTTCAGGTACACACCAcactcactcactcactcaTGTTTGTTTAGTTTCTTCCTCGtcacctttgttttttttattccatggcAAGCGATTTCTTCGAGCTCCATTTGTGATTCAACCAAGATTAAAAATCATCTCCAAGGTGCATTAagcttaaataaaaaagaagaaatattacTGAAAAGGCGAGAAAATTGCATATAATAACAACAAACTCATTTTATCATTATCCACCCCTGCTCACAGTCATCAACCCATTAATTCAAGGTTTAGCCCTAGCCAGATCAGTGAAAAAACCTAATTTCTTTTACTAAAATAacatggatttgttttttttttctttttttctcaaaaacatCAAAGGTTTTGTCAGCCATTGACTTGTGATCCTGGATTCGGATCGAGTCGAAACCCCTCATAAAGCAGACATAAAGAAACAACCGAATCAACAAATATTTTCTCAAAGTAACTTTAACAGCACATTTCATGTGCAGCTTCGTCTCCATAAATGTTATGAACTGTTTGATAATCAGTCTTAGACGGGCTCTACAGGGTTGCTGTCTACGTCGATAAACTTAGGTAAACAATTATAAATACGAAGTCCACTGTAATATTAATCAATTGGGATCAACACACTAATTAATAATCGAACTATAGTGAAGagcagtcaaagaaaaatacagTACTGATATTGAGTTGGCCCATCgttgtttttgtgttaaattCGAACCTAAAAcctttgaaaaattagaaagatgTGAGTGTTAATTGAAGAACAAGTTCATTAGCAAgttaacatacatacatatagctaattgcttttttaatccATCTTTCCCGATTGGTGAAGGTCATCactgataattaatttgttaattatcaTCCTGAGAgtgaagtttaattttgttaCAAGAGAGTAGTATGCTGACTGCCTCTCCTGGTCATATATA from the Populus nigra chromosome 1, ddPopNigr1.1, whole genome shotgun sequence genome contains:
- the LOC133700068 gene encoding uncharacterized protein LOC133700068, coding for MDTKFQALPPLKRHRLLQQHQQENKENVPIALQLPAKKRKESRNPLLADAAPQVTTTAAYCLPTKKRVWALHPDLVSGEPLSPFNLNVEYNPSFNEEIKANEENKKTPLHIITDKSIESEQEDFKKEEKVTVLDENSQEECQEEEEKEEEEEEEEEEEEDDGILCAICRSTDGDPTDPIVFCDGCDLMVHTTCYGNPLIKGVPDGDWFCIQCLASKSYRSESKQSSLSCCFCPTKGGALKPTTTKGVDGSWAHVVCALLIPEVFFDDPDGREGINSSKVPKRRWEGKCYVCKSRTGCVIECSEPKCPLAFHVTCGLNEDLCIEFKEGKKRETIVAGFCKSHTELWDKQQQSGKFKIVAREEHRK